DNA sequence from the Butyricimonas faecalis genome:
GTTGGAACAACACAGACATTCAATCTGACGACTACTTTCTTTCCACGATCGTGGAAATTCACGTCGGTGAAGAGGCATACGGAGTATCGGCGGGCAACAGCGTAATCCGGGCCACACTCCGGGCCAAAACCGACAAACTCTTACACCAACACGCTCAACAATTGAAAGAGTTGGTTGCCACCGAATGTGAACGTACCCCCGACCTGCAACACGAGATGGAATGGTTGGAACCTTTCTCCGCCAATGAAAACGACTCGCAGTCCGTAAGCCTGATTAAAAGTGCGGCCATTCGCAATGATTTGCCGTACATAGAATTACAGACACCCTTCAGTTGGGGAGAAGACTTCGGATTATTCACGCAACAATACAAAGGAGCCCTATTCGGTTTGGGGGCCGGGGAAAACTGTGCTCCACTCCACTCCCCACGATACGATTTCCCGGACGAGGTGATTGAAACGGGAGCAACCCTGTTTTACATGATCGCTGAAGAAAATCAAAGATGATTAAGTGTACCACGATAGAATGCTAAGAAACCGACTCCCGTGATATTACTCACATCTTACCCAAATAAAGTAGTAAATATACCCAAATAATCCCACATACTCAGAGATCATTTGAAGTTTACTCGTAGCTCAACCATTACAGGACGGCTGAGCTACGGATGAACAACGGTTGAGCTACGAATAAGGGGGAGTATTTCCCTAGCTTCTCAGTAGGATTTCCCATCGTTTTCAGTAGAAGTTGTTTCTGATGATTACATATTACTTATTCCGTCACCGCATCATAAACTCTCGCCCAGGAAAAGTTCCAATAAGCCTTTGTTTCGGTAGTCCATACACCAAGAGGAATGTAAGTTGCTATTCCACTGAATGTATCATCGGATATTTCTGTATAATAAAATGGGTTAGTTGCTTTTTTATGGATCACGACCTGGTTATCCAAAAAGTCTCGAAACTCCTCATAAAGTCGTCCTTCCCCCCCTGTCACATGCTTTATATACTCTCCTAAATCAAAAAACATATAGTGTTTACCATACTCCACTTTAGGATAACACCAAACATCATTTTTTCCCCAACCGGCAACCACCTCTTTTTCCCCTTTCAAAATTTCCCGGGTAAGATCAAATAAATGCTCCATCCCGTCCATTTTAATTAATGCTATTGTTCCAAATCGACTAGCTGCATTATACGTGTTATAATAATTCCAAAATTCATCACACACTTTCACCAAATCCTTTTCCAAATCGGCCCCCTTCCCCCAGAAATAAGGCATCACTCGGTCGTAAGGGAAACCCGGTGCTGGCAGTTCAGCGGGGGAAGCGATCACGTATTTTGCTTTTTCCCGTAAATCATAAAGCACTTCAATAGAAGACATCATGCAAGCATCGAACAAGATAAACTCCAGATTCTCCTTATTAAAAGGAATTGCCTTTGCCATATCCCGCGTATCCATCAAATTACCACCATCATCACCAAAACTCCGAGTAAGTCTGGGTTCCTGATACAAATACCGACTACGCCCAAGATTAGGAGGCAGCCATCCCGAAGCGTGTGAACCGAGAATTAATCCATACGAATCTGACGGGTACAACTCCTGCATCTCGTTCAACACCTCTTTCAGCACTTCCGGATCTGCAGAATCCATCTCCTCATACGTTTTCAACACCTGCTTTTCCACCTCTTTTCCTTTAAACTGGAACGTGTAAAGTTCCGGAGTGGAACCGCGACCATCAAAATAAATAACAATATTCGCATTATAACTCTTTTTCCATGCAACCATCATATCATTGATATTCTTCTGCATTGCAGACGAAAGAGTATTATCACCCGCCAAGTAAACCATCAACGTCCTCGTCTTCTGCGGCTCCACATCATCTTTCCCGCAGGACACGAGGAAAAAGAAAAGGATCACTCCTATATATTGTATAATTCGCATAACTTCCTTATAATAAATACATAAACTCATGCAAAATAATAAAAAATACCCATATATTCCAATTATATCACGTATTTTTATAATACATTCCGTTGCAAAGTGGTATATAAATACTATAAACAGATTATCTATTACATAGATAGTACCTTCATGAAACAATGTTTACAATCAAATTCAAGCCGGAACCGCCCCAAATTGTTAGAAAGGTACAACGGTAACTTCAGTGCCTTATCCTTCCCCGTCTTACGACACATACCCAATTCGAACAACAGGCAATAGCGGGTAGTCATCACCTCCCGGCCACTCTTCCTGTTTCCGGCTTCAAACCCCGGTTCAAGCGTCTCCACACCATGCTCCCGGTAGAACTCCGTCGCGAGACGATTCACCACGTTCAGTCGCCAATCGGCAGGCCCGGTATATTTCACGTCCCAGTTCAAAGGCTCCTGCACCCATCTCTCCCGTTGCTCTTCCCGTTCCCGACTCAAAGCATCCAGTAATTGCCGACGATAACCATTCACCACGGAAGAAGGTATAAATAACACCGTTTCATCGTGATACTCCACCTCACAACAATCGAACTCCGTATCCCCACTCTTCCGCAATTGCCCGACTACACGTTCTGCCTGTACAGGATTCGTGGCCTTCTCGAATGTCTCGTCACTCCGAACACTCACAGAAACACCATTCTCGTCCGTGGCCACCAATACCAGCCGAGCATCCTCCGCGTAGACATCAATTTTCACCTTGATTTTTCTCACGGAAGTTCCTTTCGCCAGGCGTGTCACGAACTCGTGGTCATAATTCCGGTACAACAACGTTCCCGGTTTCACGTTCACTTTCTCGTTGCATGTCAGTCGATTTCCTTCGGCCGTGTTCACCTTCACCCCCTGCAATTCCCGACCGTCAAAGTAACACAATCCATCCGCGTTATGCAGGGGTTCCAACGGTTCCACCCACATCTGGTTTCCCTTCACCTGTTTCACCACGGCCACCTTCTTCCCCATTGACTTCGGAGAATCCATGTTCACCATACCCGGTTTCCTCTGCTTGAAAAAATAGTCCGTGTATCCCCGGTTAAAACTTCGCTCGGGATCGGCCTCGAAACTGGCCTTCACGTATCCGGCACCCACACGTGCCAAATTCTCATCGCGAGCCACGATTACATCCAGACGACCGGAATAGTAATTCGTAACATTTGCCACATAATCCGCTTCCTTCAACCGGCCCTCGATTTTAAAAGAATCAATGC
Encoded proteins:
- a CDS encoding clostripain-related cysteine peptidase encodes the protein MRIIQYIGVILFFFLVSCGKDDVEPQKTRTLMVYLAGDNTLSSAMQKNINDMMVAWKKSYNANIVIYFDGRGSTPELYTFQFKGKEVEKQVLKTYEEMDSADPEVLKEVLNEMQELYPSDSYGLILGSHASGWLPPNLGRSRYLYQEPRLTRSFGDDGGNLMDTRDMAKAIPFNKENLEFILFDACMMSSIEVLYDLREKAKYVIASPAELPAPGFPYDRVMPYFWGKGADLEKDLVKVCDEFWNYYNTYNAASRFGTIALIKMDGMEHLFDLTREILKGEKEVVAGWGKNDVWCYPKVEYGKHYMFFDLGEYIKHVTGGEGRLYEEFRDFLDNQVVIHKKATNPFYYTEISDDTFSGIATYIPLGVWTTETKAYWNFSWARVYDAVTE
- a CDS encoding peptidase U32 family protein: MRRVELLSPAKNVDVAIAAINNGADAVYIGGPAFGARKAVGNSLEDIEKAVRYAHRFYCRVFVTLNTILYDEELPEVERLIHDLYRIGVDAIIVQDPAVLKLDLPPIALHASTQMHNYDLERIKFLDRLGFQRIVLARELSLEQLREIRREVKAELEYFVHGALCVSLSGQCYMSYYLTNRSANRGECAQACRMRWTVEDDAGKVVLKDKYVLSLKDLNLSAHLSELVEAGIDSFKIEGRLKEADYVANVTNYYSGRLDVIVARDENLARVGAGYVKASFEADPERSFNRGYTDYFFKQRKPGMVNMDSPKSMGKKVAVVKQVKGNQMWVEPLEPLHNADGLCYFDGRELQGVKVNTAEGNRLTCNEKVNVKPGTLLYRNYDHEFVTRLAKGTSVRKIKVKIDVYAEDARLVLVATDENGVSVSVRSDETFEKATNPVQAERVVGQLRKSGDTEFDCCEVEYHDETVLFIPSSVVNGYRRQLLDALSREREEQRERWVQEPLNWDVKYTGPADWRLNVVNRLATEFYREHGVETLEPGFEAGNRKSGREVMTTRYCLLFELGMCRKTGKDKALKLPLYLSNNLGRFRLEFDCKHCFMKVLSM